CGAGCGCCGCCGAGGCCGCGGTGCTGGCGGAGGAGATCGACGGCCTGGGCTACCGCGCGGTGGGCGCGCCGGGTGCCCACGCCCTGCGGCTGCGCGCGACGGACGACTCGCTCCCGGTCGAGGTCCACACCTCCATTCCGGGGACGCACGGAGCCCCGGAGCGGCGCCTGGTGCCGGCTCCCTCGCTGCCCGGGCTGTACGTCCTCCACCCGGCTGACCACCTCTGGTACGTTCTCCACCACGCCACCGAGCAGCACGCGGAGCGGCGCGGCGCCCTCCGCGACCTCCTGGTCCTCGCGGACGCCATGGACGCCTGCACGCCCGACGACCGCCGCGAGGTAGACCGCTGGACGGCCGAGCACTGGCGTCCCGAGCTCTTCCGCCGGGTGCTGCGGATGGCCGACGGGCTCCGCCGCCGCGAGGGCGCCCCCGCGGACCCGTTCCGCCTGGACGCCGCGGGCAGATACGTGGCCGTGGGATGGATGGCGCGCACGCCGGCGCACGAGACGCTGCGCATCGTGCTGTCGCGCTCCATCATCGCGGGGGTCGCGCGCCGCGGCGGCTTTCCCTGCGACCAGGGAAGCGCCACGCTGGACCTCCCCTCCGGCTATCCCCTCCTCGCCTGGATGCGGCGCCGCGTGCCCCGGGCCGAGCGGCTCGCGCGCCTCGCCATCCGAATGGGCCCGGAGTGGGCGCTGTACCCGGTGGGCGCCGCCGCGGCCCGCGCCGCCGCGCGCGCCGTGCAGCGCGCGGGCTGAAAAAGTCTCACGCGGAGGCGCGGAGGCGCAGAGAGAACAGATCAAGGCTTCCTCTGTGGCTTGTAGTTCTCTCCGTGTTCTCTGTGTGAGGCTTTGCTGTAAACATCCGCGTCCGGCCCATGATGCTCTCTCTTC
Above is a genomic segment from Longimicrobium sp. containing:
- a CDS encoding nucleotidyltransferase family protein codes for the protein MTQPAESAIDGALRLRGWALHVLASPGAPPPLPPASPAAWELFLRVERMAIPLADALDAQSPGEEHAAVLRRARMTELQRVLSARAALQQIRSIARRRGLTVAVMKGAVAVLRRGAPDLSDVDVYASAAEAAVLAEEIDGLGYRAVGAPGAHALRLRATDDSLPVEVHTSIPGTHGAPERRLVPAPSLPGLYVLHPADHLWYVLHHATEQHAERRGALRDLLVLADAMDACTPDDRREVDRWTAEHWRPELFRRVLRMADGLRRREGAPADPFRLDAAGRYVAVGWMARTPAHETLRIVLSRSIIAGVARRGGFPCDQGSATLDLPSGYPLLAWMRRRVPRAERLARLAIRMGPEWALYPVGAAAARAAARAVQRAG